TCGGGGCCGTTGGCTGTAGATCGTTGCCAAGGTGAACCGTATGCATGAATTCATGGTCCTGACTTCCGACGAGGAACAGGCTGAAGCCTTGATTCGCGCGCTTTCCGGGCGTGGCGACGTGGTTGCGTGCAAGCTCGTTTCCGAGTGTCGCGCGGTTTTGGCTGCCCATCCCGTGGATGTGGTCTTTGCGGACCATGCCGCGCTGCTCGGTGAAGGCCGATCCTACCCGGAAGGGGTAGGGCGACTTTGGCACGGTCCGTCCCGGGCCGAGGTCGTGGTCATGGTGGAGCCGGAGAACGTGCGTGACGCAATGGGCGCGGTTCGTGCCGGTGCAGCGGATTTCCTGACGTATCCTCTTGCCTCCGGGGATGTGGCGCATGTGCTGGAGCAGTTGGAAAAGCGCGGAATGCTTCGCACCGAGCTGGATTACCTCAAGGGACAGTTCTGGAACGAGGATGCCCTTGAAGTGGTGCAGACTTCCAGTCCGGTCATGCGCGAGGTGTTTGCCAAGGTTCGCCAGATGGCCGGAACCCGGACCACAGTGCTGCTCACCGGGGAAACCGGGACCGGAAAAAGCCTTGTTGCCCGGCTGATTCACGCCCACAGCACGCGGCGTGACGAGCCTTTCGTGAGCGTGCATTGCGGGGCCGTGCCCGACACCCTGATCGAAAGCGAGCTGTTCGGGCATGAAAAGGGTGCGTTCACCGGGGCGGTGCGCAGCAAGCCCGGCAAGTTCCGGCAGGCTCAGGGTGGCACCCTGTTTCTCGACGAAGTGGGCACCATCTCGCCGCTCATGCAGATCAAGCTGCTCAACGTGCTTCAGGAACGGACCATCCAGAGCGTGGGCGGGGACAGGGATGTGCCTGTGGACGTGCGCATCATCGCGGCCACCAACGACGATCTGTGGGACATGAGCGAAAAGGGCCTGTTCCGCAAGGACCTCTTCTATCGGCTCAACGTGTTTCCCATCGAAATTCCGCCCCTGCGAGAGCGCAGAAGCGACATCCTCCGCTTCGCCGATGTCTTCATCAGCCATTTCAATGCCCAGCTCGGCAAGAACATCCGGGGCGTGGAACCGGACGTGCTCGAGGCGTTCCATGAATACGACTGGCCCGGCAACGTGCGCGAACTGGAGAATCTGGTGGAGCGCGCCTGCATTCTGGAGCAGGGGGAACGACTCGGGGCCGGCAGCTTTCCCCGCGAGTTTCTTCGGGAGGAAACCGTTCGCGAACCGGACGTGCATGTGGACATTTCCCTGCCTCTTGGGCGTGCCCGTCAGGAAGTCGTGGATCGTTTCGAGCACGAGTACCTTTGTGAACTCCTGTCCGCCACGCATGGGCGGATCAAGGAAGCCGCACAATGGGCGGGCATCACGCCCCGTCAGTTGCACAAGCTGATGGCCAGACACAACCTTCGGCGGTGTTCCTTCCGGGATGTCGCAAAGCGGAACTCCTAGTTCCCATGCCGGAAAAATGGGAATTGCGGGTTCCTTTTTTTCTGTCGACCTATCCATACGAAATACAATGAATATTTCTGAAATTGGCGGCTGCGGCCGCCTTTTTCTTTTCTGGGCGTGCGAAACGAGAACCGTCAGTACCCATTTTGCTTGTTCCTCTTTTTAAAATAGTCTTTTAATTCAGTATATTATGATTTGGTCTCATCCATGCAATCCGTGGCGCCGAACCAATAGCCCTGAAGGTTGCGTATGGAACGGACCGTAACGGAACAATCTGGCTGCGTGGAAACCGTCGAGGGAGTGTTCATCCCCGACGGATGGAACAGCGATTTCATGGTGACCAGCGTGTTTGTCGCCTGCGATGGCGAACGCGAGATCGTTGTCCGGAATCTGGCCGAGCGCCCGGAAGTACTCGTCATGCTGCGCAGGCGTGTCCGCGTGACCGGTCTGGTGTTCCGGACCGGATGGCGCGAGGCCATGGATGTGGAGCGGGTGGTGCTGCTGACCGAAGCTCGGAAAGGGCATGCGTCCGTCCGGTCGGAAGAGTGAATCGTGCCGGAACGAATCGCCATGCGGTTGTTCCGGCGAAAAAAAATATTCCAGAAAGGAACAAGTGAAATGATTGAAATCGTGGAGAATGCCGATCAGGAACCTCCTGACCGCGCCGGGGTGGCCGCAGAAAAGGATTCGCTTTCCCTTTTGACGGACATGCGCGTGTTCCCTTCCATGTGGGAGTTTCGCGAGCATGTGTATCCGCATGTTTCGGACAAGCAGTGGAACGATTGGCATTGGCAGCTCGCCAATCGGATCACGGATGCGGACGTCATGGCCGACGTGCTCGGCCCCACCGGAGCTGAGGCCATGCCTCTTGGCAAGCGGCTGCCCGTTGCCGTGACTCCGTATTATCTCGGCACCGCCGCCGTGTCCGGCAGCATGGGCCTGCGCCGCTGCATCGAACCGAGTCTGGGCGAGTTCGCCACAGGCCCGGGCGAGTGTGCCGACCCCTTGGGCGAGGACGGGCATTCCCCGGTGCCGGGCATCGTGCATCGGTATCCGGACAGGGTGCTTTTTCTGGTCACGGATTTCTGCTCCACCTATTGCCGCTACTGCACCCGTTCGCGGCTCGTGGGCCGCAAGAGCCGTCCGCCGCGCATCAATGACTGGAAGCGTGCCATCGACTACATTCGGGAAACCCCGGCCGTACGCGACGTCCTGCTTTCCGGTGGCGACCCTCTGACCCTGTCCGACGAGAGGCTGGACTGGCTGCTCACGGAGCTGCGCTCCATTCCGCATGTGGAGATCGTGCGCATCGGCACCAAGGTCCCGGCGGTTCTGCCCCAGCGTGTGACTCCGAAGCTGACGGCCATGCTCGGGAAGCATCATCCCCTGTTCATGAGTTTGCACTTCGCGCATCCGGACGAACTGACCTCGGAGACCTCGGCAGCTTGCGCCATGCTGGCCGACGCCGGCATTCCCCTTGGCAGCCAGACCGTGCTGCTGCGTGGCGTGAACGATGATCTGACCACCATGAAGAAGCTCATGCAGGGTCTGCTCAAGGTGCGCGTGAAACCCTACTACCTGTATCAGTGCGACCCGATTCCGGGGTCCGCGCATTTTCGTACCCCGGTGGAAAAGGGGTTGGAGATCATGCGTGGCCTGCGCGGACATACGTCCGGCTATGCCGTGCCGTACTACGTGATCGATGCGCCCGGCGGTGGCGGCAAGATTCCCCTTCTGCCGGAATACGTGATGGGGCGGGAACAGGATTCCGTGGTGCTGCGGAATTACGAAGGCAAAATTTACGAATATCCCGACACCGTGGCGACCCCTGTGGTCGCGCCCGGTGGGCGGAGGGCCATGTAGATGAGAATCGGCATTACCTACGATCTGAAGGACGATTACCTGAAACGGGGATTTTCCCTGGAAGAGGCGGCTGAGTTCGATTCCGAGGTGACCATTGCGGGCATCGCGGACGCCCTTGCCGCACCCGGTCGGGAAATCGTGCGGATCGGTTGCGTCACCGACCTGGTTCAGCGGCTGGCAGCCGGAGAGAGCTGGGACATGGTGTTCAACATCGCCGAAGGATGCCGGGGACTGGGCCGCGAGGCCCAGGTCCCGGCCCTGCTCGACGCGTGGGGCATTCCCTACACCTTTTCCGGGCCGGAGCTCATGACTCTGACCCTGCACAAGGCCATGACCAACGCCGTGGTCAGAACCTCGGGCGTGGCGACCGCGGATTTTCGTCTGGTGCGTGAACCAGCAGACATCGACAGGGTGAACCTGCCGTTTCCCCTGTTTGCCAAGCCCGTGGCCGAAGGCACGAGCAAGGGCATTTCCGATCGGTCCCTGATCCGCTCGAAGCAGGACCTCCGCGAGGTGTGCCTCGACCTGCTCGAAACCTTTTGCCAGCCCGTGCTGGTGGAAACGTATCTTCCGGGCCGGGAATTCACCGTGGGCCTGCTTGGGTGCGGAGCCGAGGCCCGTGCCGTTGGCGTGCTCGAGGTCGCAGCTGTGGGGCGTGGCGATGCTTCGGCCTATACCTATGAAAACAAGCAGGAGTGGCGCGACCGGGTTGCCTATGAACTCGTGGATGACGAAGCGGCCATGAATGCCGCGGCTCTGGCACTGAAGGCGTGGCGCGGTCTCGGCTGTCTGGATGGCGGCCGTGTGGACGTGCGCCTGGACGAACATGGCGATCCTCGTTTCATCGAGGTCAATCCGCTGCCCGGCCTGAACCCCGAGAGCTCGGACCTGCCCATTCTCTGGCGGCTTGGCGGCCATGAGTACAGCGAGCTTGTCCGATCCATTTTCGGGTCAGCCATGCTGCGAGCGCGCAGGGGCTGGGCAGGGAGGAGGGCGGCATGAATCGTCGAACCGTTGCCATCGTGCGCAATCATGTGTCCGCTTCGGCTTTGGCCGATGCCCGGGACGTGCTGGACCAGTCCGCGTTCGTGGGGCGCATGCTTCGCGAGTCCGGGTGGAGTGTGGTGGAGATCGAACTCGGCACTGATCTGGATGAAGCTGCGGCCACGCTCAAGGGCATCCGGCCGGACGTGGTTTTCAATCTGGTGGAGGACATTCTGGACGTCGGGGAGTTGGCGTGTCTGGCTCCGGCCGTGTATCGCCGACTTGGACTGCCTTTTACCGGCTCGGACGGTCCGGTTCTGCTCATGACCAATGACAAGTTCGCGGCCAAGCATCGGCTCGAGGCTGCCGGGCTGTCCACTCCGCCGGGCATCGACATGGGTGGGGTCAAGCGGGGGCGTTTCCCCGGTCCGGGCCGGTACATCGTGAAGAGCCGGACCGAACATGCCTCTCTCGGGCTGGATGACTCCGCAGTGGTGGACGTGTCCACGGCCGGGGAATTGCTGGAGGCCATGAACGGTTTTCGGGCGAGGATGGGCGGCTCCTGTCTTGCCGAGAGATTCGTGGATGGCCGGGAATTCAGCGTGGCCATTCTGGAACATCCGGCTGGCGTCGGCCGTGCGTTCGGTGTTGCGGAAATCGTGTTTCGTGCGGACATGCCCGTGAAGATCGTGGGCTATGACGCCAAATGGGTCGAGGGATCGGACGCGGACGCGGCCACGGTACGGAGTTTTTCCTTTTGTGAAACCGAACCGGAATTGGCGGAAGAGTTGCAGCGTCTCGCGTTGGACTGTTGGGATGAAATGGGCCTTGCCGGGTACGCACGGATTGATTTTCGTGTGGATGCGGAGGGACGGGCCCATGTGATCGATATCAATGCCAATCCGTGCATCGCGGAAAACGCCGGATTCATGGCCGCGGCCCGCCGGGCCGGATGGTCGGATCGGGACGTTATGGACGCGATAGTGCAGGGAGCCATGGAAAGAGATGGAAGCGGAATCAAAGCCGAGTGAACCCGGCGAACCCGCCACACACGGGAATATCGTTTTCAGGAACGGGCTGGAGCAGAGGGATGTTGCGGCATTGTGCGCACTGGCTGCGCAAACCGGATTCTTTTCCGATGACGAAGTGCTCATCGTGGACGAACTTGTCCGGGCCGCGCTCGAGCAGGGCGATGTCAGCGGATATCATTTTCTGGTCGTTCATGACGGGGCGGAAGGCAAGGAACCGGCCGGATTCGCGTGCTTCGGCCCGGTGCCGTGCACCGAGGGGAGCTGGGATCTGTACTGGATAGCCGTGTCCCCCGTTGTGCAGGGGAAGGGTTT
Above is a window of Pseudodesulfovibrio tunisiensis DNA encoding:
- a CDS encoding sigma-54 dependent transcriptional regulator, yielding MHEFMVLTSDEEQAEALIRALSGRGDVVACKLVSECRAVLAAHPVDVVFADHAALLGEGRSYPEGVGRLWHGPSRAEVVVMVEPENVRDAMGAVRAGAADFLTYPLASGDVAHVLEQLEKRGMLRTELDYLKGQFWNEDALEVVQTSSPVMREVFAKVRQMAGTRTTVLLTGETGTGKSLVARLIHAHSTRRDEPFVSVHCGAVPDTLIESELFGHEKGAFTGAVRSKPGKFRQAQGGTLFLDEVGTISPLMQIKLLNVLQERTIQSVGGDRDVPVDVRIIAATNDDLWDMSEKGLFRKDLFYRLNVFPIEIPPLRERRSDILRFADVFISHFNAQLGKNIRGVEPDVLEAFHEYDWPGNVRELENLVERACILEQGERLGAGSFPREFLREETVREPDVHVDISLPLGRARQEVVDRFEHEYLCELLSATHGRIKEAAQWAGITPRQLHKLMARHNLRRCSFRDVAKRNS
- a CDS encoding KamA family radical SAM protein; translation: MIEIVENADQEPPDRAGVAAEKDSLSLLTDMRVFPSMWEFREHVYPHVSDKQWNDWHWQLANRITDADVMADVLGPTGAEAMPLGKRLPVAVTPYYLGTAAVSGSMGLRRCIEPSLGEFATGPGECADPLGEDGHSPVPGIVHRYPDRVLFLVTDFCSTYCRYCTRSRLVGRKSRPPRINDWKRAIDYIRETPAVRDVLLSGGDPLTLSDERLDWLLTELRSIPHVEIVRIGTKVPAVLPQRVTPKLTAMLGKHHPLFMSLHFAHPDELTSETSAACAMLADAGIPLGSQTVLLRGVNDDLTTMKKLMQGLLKVRVKPYYLYQCDPIPGSAHFRTPVEKGLEIMRGLRGHTSGYAVPYYVIDAPGGGGKIPLLPEYVMGREQDSVVLRNYEGKIYEYPDTVATPVVAPGGRRAM
- a CDS encoding D-alanine--D-alanine ligase family protein; this translates as MRIGITYDLKDDYLKRGFSLEEAAEFDSEVTIAGIADALAAPGREIVRIGCVTDLVQRLAAGESWDMVFNIAEGCRGLGREAQVPALLDAWGIPYTFSGPELMTLTLHKAMTNAVVRTSGVATADFRLVREPADIDRVNLPFPLFAKPVAEGTSKGISDRSLIRSKQDLREVCLDLLETFCQPVLVETYLPGREFTVGLLGCGAEARAVGVLEVAAVGRGDASAYTYENKQEWRDRVAYELVDDEAAMNAAALALKAWRGLGCLDGGRVDVRLDEHGDPRFIEVNPLPGLNPESSDLPILWRLGGHEYSELVRSIFGSAMLRARRGWAGRRAA
- a CDS encoding D-alanine--D-alanine ligase family protein, producing the protein MNRRTVAIVRNHVSASALADARDVLDQSAFVGRMLRESGWSVVEIELGTDLDEAAATLKGIRPDVVFNLVEDILDVGELACLAPAVYRRLGLPFTGSDGPVLLMTNDKFAAKHRLEAAGLSTPPGIDMGGVKRGRFPGPGRYIVKSRTEHASLGLDDSAVVDVSTAGELLEAMNGFRARMGGSCLAERFVDGREFSVAILEHPAGVGRAFGVAEIVFRADMPVKIVGYDAKWVEGSDADAATVRSFSFCETEPELAEELQRLALDCWDEMGLAGYARIDFRVDAEGRAHVIDINANPCIAENAGFMAAARRAGWSDRDVMDAIVQGAMERDGSGIKAE
- a CDS encoding GNAT family N-acetyltransferase; translation: MEAESKPSEPGEPATHGNIVFRNGLEQRDVAALCALAAQTGFFSDDEVLIVDELVRAALEQGDVSGYHFLVVHDGAEGKEPAGFACFGPVPCTEGSWDLYWIAVSPVVQGKGFGHALLGEVERRVRILGGRKLFLETSSRGQYAPTRGFYLSNGYREEARLRDYYAPGEDCLAFAKALKATSKEQPEACYEEDKWNDQGQRPCPDLARQ